The genomic stretch TTTATGCTTCGTATAAGAGACAGGGAAAGCAAGCTGATAAAGAAGATTAAAAAAGCCCTTGATCGCATTGATGACGGCACCTTCGGAATTTGTGAAAAGTGCGGAGAAGATATTTCTGTTAAACGTCTTAAGGCCAGACCCGTTACCACACAATGTATTGGATGCAAAACCGAAGAGGAGTCTCTGGAAAAAGCTCTTGGATTATAAAAAGTATGTGGGGATAGATCTTCACATCCACTCTACAGCTTCGGACGGAACACTCTCTCCCCCGGAAATCATTTCCCTTGCCCATAGTCTTAACATGGGCGCTATTTCAATAACGGATCACGATACTATTGACGGCTCAAAAGAGGCGTTTGCCCTTGACATACCCCCTTCCTTGAAACTTTTAGCTGGTGTTGAAATTAGTGTATCTTCCAATTCGCGGCTTCCCTATACAGGAAGCTTCCACATGTTGGGCTATTCTATCAGGCTTGATGATCCGGCTTTGAACCGGACGCTTGATATGCTTCAGGAGGCCAGGAGAAATCGGAACCCAAGAATTGTTAAGTGTCTTAATAATCTGGGGATAAATTTTTCTTTAAAAGATGTTGCGGATGAA from Anaerolineae bacterium encodes the following:
- the dksA gene encoding RNA polymerase-binding protein DksA, with amino-acid sequence MKKNDVEFFKEFLTCRLEELLNHADDAVSGMTVQKENYPDPTDRASLEENRNFMLRIRDRESKLIKKIKKALDRIDDGTFGICEKCGEDISVKRLKARPVTTQCIGCKTEEESLEKALGL